In the Bacillus shivajii genome, one interval contains:
- the argS gene encoding arginine--tRNA ligase, which produces MSQVEQLKEQLKQEIVAAVTKAGLATEDEMPDVVIESPKDKEHGDFATNMAMQLARIAKKAPKMIAEDIVNNFDQEAASVKQLDIAGPGFINFFMKQAYLSDVVASVLTQGDDYGKVNVGEGKKIQVEFVSANPTGTLHLGHARGAAVGDSLCNILEKAGFEVAREYYINDAGNQIENLALSLEARYFQELGEEMEMPEDGYHGKDIIGFAKEIVETYGERFQDNDRQERLAFFREYGLKRELDKLKEDLESFRVSFDNWYSETTLYTSGKVEEGLEELKKRGETYEKDGALWFESTKYGDDKDRVLIKGDGSYTYLTPDISYHKDKFARGFEELINIWGADHHGYIPRMRAAIQALGFEKDQLDVQIIQMVNLFENGERVKMSKRTGKAVTMRDLMDEVGTDGTRYFFAMRAADTHLDFDMGLAKSQSNENPVYYVQYAHARICSMLRQAKESGFEGNADANFERLTAEKEIELMKKVGEYPVAVADAAKKRAPHRITNYVHELAQALHSFYNAEKVINEDDVELTKARLALMEAVKRTISNALTLVGVEAPEKM; this is translated from the coding sequence ATGAGCCAAGTAGAACAACTAAAAGAACAATTAAAACAAGAAATTGTCGCAGCAGTAACAAAAGCAGGCCTAGCAACAGAAGATGAGATGCCTGATGTTGTCATTGAATCACCGAAAGATAAAGAGCATGGTGATTTTGCAACAAATATGGCAATGCAGCTTGCTCGAATTGCGAAAAAAGCACCAAAAATGATTGCAGAAGATATCGTTAACAATTTTGATCAAGAAGCTGCAAGTGTAAAACAACTTGATATTGCAGGGCCTGGATTCATTAACTTCTTTATGAAACAAGCTTACTTGTCTGATGTTGTCGCGAGTGTTCTTACACAAGGTGATGACTACGGCAAAGTAAATGTCGGAGAAGGAAAGAAAATTCAAGTGGAGTTTGTATCTGCAAATCCGACAGGAACGTTACACTTAGGTCATGCAAGAGGAGCCGCAGTGGGTGACTCTCTTTGTAACATTTTAGAAAAAGCAGGCTTTGAAGTTGCAAGAGAATATTATATTAATGATGCAGGGAATCAAATTGAAAACTTAGCTCTTTCTCTTGAAGCACGCTACTTCCAAGAGTTAGGAGAAGAAATGGAAATGCCAGAGGATGGCTACCATGGCAAAGATATCATTGGTTTCGCTAAAGAAATCGTTGAAACGTATGGTGAGCGTTTTCAAGATAATGATCGCCAAGAGCGCCTCGCATTTTTTAGAGAATATGGGTTGAAAAGAGAGCTAGATAAACTAAAAGAAGACTTAGAAAGCTTCCGTGTCTCTTTCGATAATTGGTATTCAGAAACGACGCTTTACACATCAGGTAAAGTCGAAGAAGGATTAGAGGAATTGAAAAAGCGCGGAGAAACATATGAAAAAGATGGAGCGCTTTGGTTTGAATCAACAAAATATGGCGATGACAAAGACCGTGTGTTAATTAAGGGAGATGGCTCTTACACATATTTAACGCCAGACATTTCTTATCATAAAGATAAGTTTGCTCGCGGCTTTGAAGAACTCATCAACATTTGGGGAGCTGACCACCACGGTTACATTCCTCGTATGAGAGCAGCAATTCAAGCGTTAGGGTTTGAAAAAGATCAGTTAGATGTGCAAATTATCCAAATGGTCAACTTATTTGAAAACGGTGAGCGTGTGAAAATGAGTAAGCGTACTGGTAAAGCTGTAACAATGCGTGACTTAATGGATGAAGTAGGTACAGACGGAACGAGATACTTCTTTGCCATGCGTGCAGCCGATACACACTTAGACTTTGATATGGGACTTGCAAAATCTCAATCAAATGAAAACCCTGTGTACTACGTCCAATACGCTCATGCAAGAATTTGCAGCATGTTACGCCAAGCAAAAGAATCTGGATTTGAAGGAAACGCAGATGCGAACTTTGAGCGACTGACTGCAGAAAAAGAAATAGAGCTAATGAAAAAAGTAGGTGAGTATCCTGTCGCTGTTGCTGACGCAGCAAAGAAGCGTGCCCCTCACCGCATTACAAACTATGTTCACGAACTTGCACAAGCATTACACAGTTTCTATAACGCGGAGAAAGTCATTAATGAAGACGACGTTGAACTAACAAAAGCGCGCCTAGCATTAATGGAAGCAGTGAAACGCACAATTTCTAACGCATTAACACTTGTCGGTGTTGAAGCTCCAGAAAAAATGTAA
- a CDS encoding DUF1934 domain-containing protein, whose product MSSIGRPVTITMNTTIRDGKEKETNEFCVDGQIIEKGSSVYLKFIEPKQDEDYEATTQTVKIQDNEMRVIRKGAFSMNQRFIAGTTTEGVYNSPLGAMSMLTKTDEVSFHWDEKEAEGAIRLTYTLEIQGENTGEYDLRVNIKEAVERQ is encoded by the coding sequence ATGTCTTCAATCGGACGTCCAGTCACGATCACAATGAATACGACGATTCGTGACGGAAAGGAAAAAGAAACAAATGAATTTTGTGTTGACGGACAAATCATTGAAAAAGGTTCCTCTGTTTATTTGAAATTTATCGAACCAAAACAAGATGAAGATTATGAAGCAACGACACAAACCGTTAAAATACAAGACAATGAAATGAGAGTTATTAGAAAAGGTGCGTTCTCGATGAACCAGCGCTTTATCGCTGGAACGACGACCGAGGGGGTATACAATAGCCCACTAGGTGCAATGTCGATGTTGACGAAAACAGACGAAGTTAGCTTTCATTGGGATGAAAAAGAAGCAGAAGGTGCAATCAGACTCACATACACACTTGAGATTCAAGGCGAAAACACAGGGGAATATGATTTACGCGTAAATATAAAGGAGGCAGTTGAACGACAATGA
- the speB gene encoding agmatinase, whose amino-acid sequence MYFDEGYSGKVFIMGNRTYEESDVVIFGMPMDYTVSFRPGSRFGPNRIREASIGLEEYSPYMDRHLEEVRFHDAGDMLLPFGNAAKSIHMIEEYMDKLLADGKFPIGLGGEHLVSWPIIRSMLKKYEDLAIIHIDAHADLREEYEGEPLSHSTPIRKACELIGPENVYSFGIRSGMREEFAYAKESGMYMAKYEVAKPLKEVLPKLKGRRTYVTVDIDVLDPAFAPGTGTAEAGGISSKELLDAIQAIATSDINVVGCDLVEVAPPYDHSEQTAIAASKFVREMLLGWTK is encoded by the coding sequence ATGTATTTTGACGAAGGATATTCAGGAAAAGTATTTATAATGGGAAACCGTACGTACGAAGAAAGTGATGTAGTCATCTTCGGTATGCCGATGGATTATACGGTTAGTTTCCGACCAGGTTCACGCTTTGGGCCAAACCGCATTCGGGAAGCTTCAATTGGATTAGAAGAATATAGCCCTTATATGGACCGTCATTTAGAGGAAGTGCGCTTTCACGATGCCGGTGATATGCTCCTTCCTTTTGGGAATGCAGCAAAGAGCATCCACATGATTGAAGAGTACATGGACAAGCTTTTAGCAGATGGAAAGTTCCCAATTGGATTAGGTGGAGAACATCTAGTTAGTTGGCCAATTATTCGTTCGATGTTAAAAAAATATGAAGACCTCGCTATTATTCATATCGATGCCCATGCCGATTTACGTGAAGAGTATGAAGGGGAGCCGTTGTCTCACTCCACACCGATCCGTAAAGCATGTGAGTTAATTGGCCCAGAGAATGTTTACTCCTTTGGGATCCGTTCTGGAATGCGGGAAGAGTTCGCATATGCAAAAGAATCAGGAATGTACATGGCAAAGTATGAAGTCGCAAAACCGTTAAAGGAAGTTTTGCCAAAGCTAAAGGGACGTCGAACCTATGTCACGGTTGATATCGATGTTCTAGATCCAGCTTTTGCGCCAGGGACAGGTACGGCAGAAGCAGGTGGCATTTCTTCTAAAGAGTTACTTGATGCCATTCAAGCAATTGCTACTTCAGATATTAATGTTGTCGGCTGTGATTTAGTAGAAGTTGCCCCGCCATATGATCACTCAGAGCAAACGGCGATTGCTGCAAGTAAATTTGTACGTGAAATGCTTTTAGGATGGACGAAATAA
- the speE gene encoding spermidine synthase, with protein MEFWFTEKQTKDFGITAKIKRTYHSEKTEFQQLDMVETAEFGNMLLLDGMVMTTEKDEFVYHEMVAHVPLFTHPEPKHVLVVGGGDGGVIREILKHPEVEKATLVEIDGKVIEYSKKYLPTIAGKLDDPRVEVKVDDGFMHIAKSENAYDVIMVDSTEPVGPAVNLFTKGFYEGISKALKEDGVFVAQTDNPWFHQDLIKDAFRDVKETFPITRLYTANIPTYPSGLWTFTIGSKKYDPLEVTEDRFHDLDTKYYTKDIHKAAFALPKFVKDLTE; from the coding sequence ATGGAGTTTTGGTTTACAGAAAAGCAGACGAAAGATTTTGGTATTACAGCAAAAATTAAACGCACGTATCATAGTGAAAAAACAGAATTCCAACAGCTTGATATGGTTGAGACAGCCGAATTTGGCAATATGCTCTTGTTAGATGGAATGGTTATGACAACAGAGAAAGATGAGTTTGTTTATCACGAAATGGTTGCGCATGTTCCGCTCTTTACTCATCCAGAGCCAAAGCATGTCCTTGTCGTTGGCGGTGGCGACGGCGGTGTTATTCGCGAAATTTTAAAACACCCTGAAGTGGAAAAAGCAACGCTCGTAGAAATTGATGGTAAAGTCATTGAGTACTCGAAAAAATATTTGCCGACAATCGCAGGAAAGTTAGATGACCCTCGAGTAGAAGTGAAAGTTGATGATGGGTTTATGCACATTGCAAAAAGTGAAAATGCGTATGACGTCATCATGGTTGATTCAACAGAGCCAGTTGGACCTGCAGTGAATTTGTTTACAAAGGGGTTTTACGAAGGGATCTCCAAAGCTTTGAAAGAAGATGGCGTATTTGTTGCACAGACAGACAACCCTTGGTTCCATCAGGACCTCATTAAAGACGCATTTCGTGATGTGAAAGAAACGTTTCCGATCACACGACTTTATACAGCCAACATTCCAACATACCCGAGTGGATTATGGACGTTTACGATCGGGTCCAAAAAATATGATCCACTTGAAGTTACTGAAGATCGTTTTCATGATCTTGATACGAAATACTATACAAAAGACATTCATAAAGCAGCATTTGCACTGCCTAAATTCGTAAAAGACTTAACGGAATAG